Part of the Aquarana catesbeiana isolate 2022-GZ linkage group LG12, ASM4218655v1, whole genome shotgun sequence genome, gggggtcgataaagcgatttatttattttttcttcccctGGGTGAGAAGGGGTCTTCCATATTTTGATAAGCCCCCACaatcaccagccagggttgtgggtaagaggcccttATTCCTATCAACAtgtccatgttgaaggcatgtggcctggtatggttcgggggaggGGCTCGCTcaaagctgacagctgatgacttatcgatTAAACGTCCGCCCGCTCCTTATTGACCAACTATTGTATTGTACTAGTTTAAGGAGAAAAAAATGTATGTCTATTGAAATCTATTATGTGCAAAACGCAATATGCTGCATGGGGAAATAAAAAGTTCCTGAGCCCTCTCAGAAAAATGTGGCTGAAAAACATATAGATGTGATTGTGTCGCATAgaaaaccatattaaatggactgtagtgcgtttctgaaaaATTGCAAAACGCAAAAACATAGTTTTGAACCTAGATTAACTCTACTAAAAAGTTGTGCTTTGTTGCTGTCGCTGCCACTATAGGAGAaaatttccatcacttcctgtcctacctcctggtcaccaggacaagaaatgaggAGAAATCTCCAACGTGGACAAGGATACTCACTTCTTGCCCTTCACCACTGTATCAAAAAATGTTtccttatcatacatcatgggacccAATTATTATAATTAAGTAATTAATGGGttgtaggccaccttcaggtgatggacactggtatacccaatccaggaagttcactccctatataacccctcctccttccacatcagttttttagccagtgtctaaggtgttggtcacgagtgaagatgtgctctgaggagctgcaggtgggatccatgctggatttaaatagcctccatagaccagatccatccaaagtgccactgaggcctaagtggATGATATCTGGGGCCTCGTACCTGAAGCACAAGGTTTTTGCCTATAacgcctctttgtagggctggacctcgggacccagggcttaggtcttacattacctaaagctttcctggtggggtgcttttacaggtccaagggagtggaaccccgatatcaagggacccagtccttgaaggtttgctaaagcagcccgctgtgatgggtcaaggttggattgtctgttaacttggcaaatcctgcggcggggataaggtaagggaagaaacttaggaactgaaaagtccacctatgtattcttctattagggaaaaaatgtaatgccttaattctccactagagggagtctatgcacataccttttAATCTGTTATcctcactgtaaagctcagtcagtctCTTTGTGGCCGCAGCAGCGTGTGCAGGGGGGGAGGGTTAGGGGAACATCAGCGGTGTACCCCCTTACATTACCCTGCCACGGGCGGTGCAGAGGTCCCGCGATTACTGTTGTTTTTTCTATGTCTGCTGCTGAcagggctctgccccccacccctccacccccctcgtgttgggtctaTAGACCAGAAAGCCGCCGCGCACAAGCGCGGGAACATTTTAAAAAGTAAACCGGGGGTGGGAtttttcagagggggcggggtctaaGCGCAGCACCGTTAACGTCCACAAGGAAGCACGTCAGGCTAAGACAATGAAACAGACCCAGGCTCAATAGAAGTCCTGGGAtcggaaatctgcaaagcagaatcctaaagcctcatcatgaagaggcaaaccccctcaccaaggtggggggaagacttctgcagttttcagaagtcctggcaagaggaaattcaggacagatgggtcatctccacagtaacgCTGAGGATACAAGCTGGAATTTTgcgtctcgtttcctgaggtcaatTGTTCCCAAAGACCATCTGTTTCAGGTACTAGAccaattaatatctcaaggggtgatcatacagatccctacaaaagagcaaggtttggggttttatttaaatctttttatggtaccaaaccTAAATGGAGATgtcggacccattctagatctaaaaaatctaaatcggttcctgaagatccgctcctttcgcatggagacgatcaggtcagtagtttctatcctagaaggagaacttctggcatctatcaacatcagggatgcatatctgcatgttcctatatttcccactcaccaaaagtttctgcggttcgagttagaacagcagcatttccagtttgtagccctgcccttcgggctagccacagcaccccggatgttcacaaaagtgctggccccacctctagccaggttaagggcacagggcataacagttgtagCGTACCTAGAAGATCTATTGCTAATAGAACAGTCGGTGGCTTGTTTGGAGaaaagcgtacgcattacaaccagttacctggaaagtttgggttgcattctcaacctagagaaatcttccttaataccgctaaaaagacaggagtacttgggtctgatcatggacacagcccaggaaaaggtgttcttgtctCAGGCAAAGATccactccataagagagctggtgcggatggtcaggtcaaaaggcgatccctccattcgcctttgcatgaggttgctaggaaccatggtggcttcattacaagcagttccctatgcccagttccattcaagactgttgcaaaacagtatcttgtccgcttggaacaaaacgatccaagctttggacttgctaATGCAGCTGtcacaaagcctcagttggtggttaccaACTTTGGTGAAAGGAAaatcagaccagttatctggaaggtggtaccgacagatgccagcctttcacgctggggagcagtactagaaaagacaactttccagggacagtggtcaagagccgaaagaaccttgccaATTAAtttcctagagattcgggcagtgcatctggctctaaAGGTCCGGACCttcaggttatgggattgtcctgtcaggatccaatccgacaatgccacatctgtggcctatatcaatcaccaaggaggcaccaagagtctctcagcgcagagagaggtgaaccatattctaactttggcagaaaggaatgttccgtgcctatcggcagtcttcattccgggagtagagaagtGGCAGGCGGATTACTTGAGTCGCCAatagttattcccaggggaatggtctcttcatcccgacattttttcaggctgtttgccaaagatgggggactccggacgtagatcttctagcgtccaaattcaacatgaagttagtcaactttgtggccagaacaagggatccactcgcatgcggaacggtGTGTgtttgtgttacaaaaacagccatttgaactgatacaacatattcccctagtccttctgacaaggaagttggtatttttggttgctatatcctcagcaaggagggtttcggagatggctgctctttcttgtaaagagccatatttgatttttcatgaggacagagtgatgttacaccctcgtccagactttttgccaaaagtggtttcaagttttcacctgaaccaagatattatcctgccatagttttttccaaaaccatgttccagggaagaaaagtcactacattgtcttgatgtggtgagagcagtgaaaatctatttagaGGCAACTGCtaagattcgtaagactgatgtcttatttattctgccagagggtcctaagaaaaaggacaggcagcgttgaaatccactgtcgctagatggattcggcaagttataattcaaacttatattTTAAGGGGTGAGAAtttccccttttcaagttaaggcgcactctgccagggcagtcagtgcttcttgggcagtgcgtcatcaggcctccatgactcagatctgtaaggccgcaacttggtcttaagtgcatacattcacaaaattttatcaggtggatgtaaggaggtatgaggatttcgcctttgggcacagtgtgctgcaggcagcagtataggccctcgagtctgggggtaccctgcgggttgtgtctccctcccctcaagtagcattgctatgggacgtcccattaagtaattacttaaggccctgtgtcccatgatgtatggtaaagaaaataggatttttataaccgcttgcctgtaaaatccttttcttggagtacatcatgggaaacagaggtccctcccctcctttttgggatttaagtatattgctttgctacaaaaactgatgtgctcctggacggaggagggattatatagggagtgaacttccttgattgggtataccagtgtcaacacctgaaggtggcctataacccattaagtaattacttaaggctctgtgtcccatgatgtactcccagaaaaggattttacaggtaagctgttacccAATACTatccaaaaataggatttttatatttaaattatggagacataaaaaaattaaaaaaagccgtCAGCTGAGAAGTATTGGTACTGCTATTGCTGGCCTCTTTATGAAAATGCTGGTTTCCAGGCTTCAGTACATTTGAGTCGCAGACTTAAAACCTCATGGGTGTCAGAATTCCTCATCTCGATTACTTGTACCACATCAGTGAATGCTAAAAACAGTATCAGTATGACAGTTGGCATGATGAGCATTCTCTAAATGGGAGTCTCACAACTGTTTAAAGTTCCCTAAATGAATATATTCCTATAACAAAAGGGAGAGAAAAGTGAGTTGTGTATCTTCTTACCTTTCTCCATTACAGGATTAACAACACTACAGTTCCACTGTAGGACCTACTGTAGACACGTGTCATTTGCTTGTTACCATCTCAGCACTAGCATTTTATCTTTGCAATAGCTGGGCTACATTCACAATGAGGGGAATTCACAAAGAACTGGAGTAGATAGAAATCTGTAGCAGCTGAGCATGACAACCAATCCACTTCTAGCCTtcagctccattcacacttgtgcgactccaaagtcacacgatttccagtgcaactttgatgtgactttacacTGGCACTTAAGTCGCTTGGATATGGAATGGGTGCTGTTGAAACCGATgggatgcaacttgtcatgcgactttgtgtccaatgTTGCATGAGAAGATACACAAGTGTGAACGAAGCCTTCATTTTCAGCTGGCAACTGATTGGCTActctgcacagctgctccagattctctcTGTGAACGGTTAAGTACATTACCAGTCACTTTTATTGTCGCTGTGTCTGGCTGCACAACAGATGCACTGCACTAAAGAAAAGTGGCATTAATACAGCTTCAGTTATAAGAGGTACTTCGTTCAGCATCTCTATTAGACTTAATGATGTCGCACACTTTCACAGCCTGAACTTCCTAACCTGTCCATATGCCTGGTGTACAGTAATAATCTATTCAAAACTAAGTATCTTAGTAAATTAAACATGTCTGCCTGCCCGTCTTCAACTTTTCCTTTATTCTGATACAGGTCTGCTTTCATTTGCCATCCTGGAAGTTGAATTTTCTTTCCGAAGCAGAACGTGCATTGTTAGCTCCACTTAGTATAACTTTGCTATTTTAGAGAGCATGCAGTCAGTGTGCTTTCCCTCCTCCCTGACTGCTCCATGGCCCTGATGGCTTATTTGGCAGAATCCACATCCACATGGCTGTGAGCCCAGACCCAAACCCCCTGCCTACCCTGGCTATTGGATCACACATCCAGAAATAGGATGTGCTTTGTAACCGAACCCCTGCAGCATCCTGTAGACCAGTGAATGGGAAAAGTCCAGGCAACTTAGTGACCTGGGTGACATTTTGTCTGCATAGTTTTTCGTCTAACAAAAAGTTTCTTAAGTTTTCTGCTGCATGCTTCATTTCTGACTTAAAATTGTATTGAGGTTTACAGTTGTCATTTATGCTAAACGCTGTTTGTTATCAGCATTGACTGTGTTAATAGAGGAATAAAGCGATTTTTATTTCCTTTAATCCATGGATGAAGGGAAGAAAATTGCTTAATGTATGGCCTTCCTAAGATGGGGTTGGCTTCAAAGCTGTAGATAATACAAAGTCGTTTTTCGCTTGTCATACATTAGAAATTTCTGGGGGTAAAAACATAATTTGCGTCCTTTTGGCTGGCTAGTTCAAAAGAGTGCTATGAACCCCATGTACTGTTTTGTATGTTGCCCTGCCCATTTACTCCTTTTTCTTTTTATAGCTAGTTTCAAGCAGATCAGAGCACCTGCCATTTtttgcgtttcttttttttttttttttttttattattattattcatttattttgtgcACCCACATGAGAAGTCTTCAGTTGTTTTGTAAAGACAATGTCTTCTGGTGTTTTTTGAACCTTTTCAAAGATTCGTAGGGCTGCCTCCAGGTGTGCTCGTCCTCTGTGCATTGATGTCTCATAGTAGGGTAatttttgaagttcgggggaccacACTCAAAGGCGGCATTCAGGCTCCCACTTGTTTGCACATGAAACAGATTAGTTAGTTGGGGGACACAGTAATAACTGGGTTTACACTTTAACACTTCtgcacaggaaaaaaaatgttttaactgagGTTCCATTATAAAGTTAACCTATCAAGGTGAGGATATATAGGATCTTTTACAACTTGCTTGTTTGGGGTTTTGCATGCTCTGGGATGGTCATCCTAATCTTGGGTTCATTACTTGGTAAATTGCTGACATGTACCTAACTGCTCCAGGTCAGTGACTCCCCTTGTAGTGAAGAAAGAGTAATGGATGTCTACACCAGAGCATGCACAATCGAAATCAAGTAAACACTGGCAATGACCATATGTCTCTCCTGACGTCCAGCTCCCTTTAGGTTGTGTTCACACTTAATTCGGATGCTTcttgcagcaggggtccggtgcgtccctgttctccgtttcagggatgaatcgggcccaaatttttgcctgaatttgaaactgaaatggagccaaagatgctcAGGACCCCTGTGTGGCCGCCACAGAgatgtatgaaccggctccattgagagacggtcagtctcctgtcatgcgaattggatgcggggaatcccacatccaatttgcataagtgtgaacccagccttaaactaaaaaaaaaattaattaaataaaaatactatTCCCTCCCTCTCTGGGGATTTACACTAACAAGACATTTGCCAGCCATACCGCTGAGATGCTGTGTTGTATGTTACTCATTTGTATGTACACTCTATTTTTTCCTGTATTTTTCGTTACTATGTTGTACGTTTTTATGTACTACTAAATATCTGTACTTTAATTGTTCGTGCTAAACCTTTGTCTGATACTGTTACTGAGCGTTAAACTATTGTCTCATTCTATCGCTTACTGAAAACTGACAGGTGACGTAATTTCTACTTGTGAACTTGATTGTTGGCAACCTTCTTTAAGATGTATGTCTTGTTCttgatgtaactttttttttttttttttttttttttttttatataccgcaCGTTCTGCTATATATGCTTTATCTGCCTTTATTTGCCTTTATTTCTggtcaaaatgcaataaaaagagtttaaaaaaaaaaaaaaaaaaaaggcacgcaGCCTGCAAATTGATGGACAATGAAACTGAATTGTACTTATTATTCAGGCATTAGGTGGACACTGGTGAATTTTACTAGGCTTGCTGTGGTGGTGGGTGGCGCTTGCATGCAAAGCGGTGTTTACTATCCATATTCTTGCAATACAGTGTTCTTATagtttggattttttttccccatctctcaAGGATTATGCCTGTCGTGGAGGGAGTTGTTGCTGATGGCCCATTCAATATTGAGGACGCTCGAGTTCCTGTTTTAAAGGAGGAGAGCAAGATGGTGGTGCCTGAGGTACTTTGTGAAGGAAATGGAGCTGTAACTCCTGTGGAAGACAACTGTGCAGCGCATGTGAGTGAGGAACACATGCCGGATATGATACAAAGACAGCCTGTAAAGAATGCTTCTCCCAGTGAACGGGAAGAGGATATGGATGTAACCAAGGATGATAAAGACCCTGTAGAATGCAATGGCCAGATACACCCATTTGCAGAAGACTCGAATAATATTTTGATACAGGGCAATGGGCAATTACAAGAAATCTGTGGCGCAGAAGTAGCGTCTCATGTGGATGTGGTCACGGAGGTCTCCTGGTACACAGAGGAGGCTGGGTtgacctctgtatatactgtgcaGTCATTAGTCATTCCTCCAGATGGGCAACATGCACAAATGACTATGGCAAATGCAGTAGCAACATTTTCCCCACCATTGCTCCTTAGCCCTCTAGCAGATCCACATGGTGCTTTGGGTCCTGAATGCCCGTGTGAAGCCCACAATCCATCAGTATTGCAAGATTCACTTCCTGGCACGCAGGTCACGAACACTGCTGGCGCCCACTGTAGTGAATTACTGGTAGAGCAGATGTCGGTGTTGGAAGTTGGTGAACAACTTCAAGGAATTGCAGAGCCTTCTACTGGAAATCTTTGTAGGGTTCATTTACTGGATACCCTTGTACAGCTGCCAGCTGGGGAGAGGAGACCTGAAGAAATGGTAAATGTACAGCTGGGCTCCATAAGACTGCATGAACAGCTGCTATCTATTGACCAGAATGACCCTTTATTAAATGCTTCTAGCTTGCACACACCAGTGGATAGAGCTTTATGTCAGGAACATCTAAATGTAATCCCTTTGCATGAAGGTCCAGCAGAAACTTTAGTAGTAACCCCCCCTAGCTCCACACTTGTGACAAATAATTCTGACAGAGAAGACCAGTTGGTCCATGGTTTAGTAGACACTCCAGCAGTACCACATGGTACCATCCTTTCAGGGAATGAGGCCAGTGCCCCAGAGCAAAAGCTAGATGTGATAACGTTGAGTCACCACCCTGCAGAGGtggtgcacaacactacacctttAGACAAAGCCAGTGCACCACAGCATAATCAGGTAAATGTAATGCCCTTGTACCAAGGATCTGCAGTAACACACAACTCTAAATCATTGGTTAACGAGGCCAGCACTCCAGAGAGTGAGCAACAATCTACTACAGACTTTTGTAGAGGTAAACGTAAGCATAGCTGCTCAAGTCCCccacctgccaagagacagccctACCAATGCAAACCATTGTCGTTGCCTGCGTGGGCTTTTCACCAGCTTTCTAATTCTGGTCTTGAAAATGTTGCAAATGATCTCCCCAACTtaaagaaaagagagaagaaattTGTGACAAATGAGGACACTGTCGATTCCCCCAAACCTTACTTTAACCCCAAACTCATCCAGTACAATGCTTCATCTGAGTCAGACTGGGATTCAGGTCTTCTGTCTCAGCAACAGTGTAAGAAACAACAAGGTGCACAAGTTGGAGACTTGCGTACAGCCCAGGTCAATCTGGATGAGAGCTGGTATGGGAGAGAGCTTGGCTCTGTGCTGGCCCAGGACCAGAGCTTGGGCTCTCATTCTACCACACAGCCTGTCACTTATGACCTTTATCTTAGTGGCGCGGCATCTTAGGAATAATTTGACGAAGTACTTCTTAATGACAAAAGTTTACCTGAAACTGCTGTTTCCTTTATCGGAGGACACTGGTTAGTTGAATTCCTCAGCTAGCTTCTATCTCAGCAAGGTTTTCTTGACCTCGGTTCTCCAAGATCTAAAATTAACATTTCAGAGAATGTTCCCCTCATAATGGCCATAGTGAGGGGTTGTTGGTGCTTGGACTCGGCTGTAGAGATCTCGCCACTGATGTTCCTGACCTATATAggctcccttaaaaaaaaaaaaaactatatatcgGTTTTGgcctttttatcttttttcaatTGCTGCTTCAGAGTCTGGACCTTAAATGCATCCACCCACCCCCGCTTGTGTATTTGCCTTGCTTACATTAAGTCCATTAATGTGTATATCTCTAGCTcagtctccctccctcctccttccgggATAGATATGCCGGTGAGCCCTCTGCTTCTACCCACAGCTATTAACTGCATCTTAATGACTCTTAATGGCTTGGAGAAGTTGTAGCTGGAGTTTAAATGTCTGCTTTTAAAGCCTGCGAAGAGCAAgatgattgtaaaaaaaataaaatctcttcCCCAGAGAGCAGGATGGGAAGAATAGGATCACCGAGTACAGCTCGATCACACCCAGCactgcagcaaccaaaaaaaaaaatctacactgATATAAATGTTAGTAATTTGTCACTCCGTAATGGAATGCAATTTCAGCTTTCTAAAGCACTCTGAAATGCCAATCTAGGGGTTTTACTATGGAAGTTCATGCCTGGTGATGACCTTCCTTGTGCCTCCCTGTTGCTCCAATGATGTGATGGGCAGCCTCCCTATCCAATAGCGAGCCTAGAAGGGCTGCGCTTGGAACCAATAATGCAGATGaggttgtggtttttttttgttttgtttttttgcattattaCATCACAATTTAGTGCTCCTGGAGTGTTTTAGGGAAAAAGCTTGAGCTGCACCTAGGCTCCTGGAGATGCAAGCTGTCTTTCTGTGAACAGCAGATTATTTGTTTTATTGCCCGCGTAGATATATTTTTATAGTATAGACTGTTTTTGACCAACGTAGATTTATTGAACTACCTGATCCTTCCCATCCTTCAAAAGGTTACATAAACGACCTCCAAGATTCCGTGTATTGATGCGAGATAGTATTGATTTTCATAAGGGCTGTCCCCCTAacaccagggttgccaactgtcagtaaattaaCGTCTAGTCTGTGAAATCTGCGATATTTACATCTGTCTGTGAATGTTTATTATGGACATGCAAACTGCAGGTCTGTAATGGGCATTCACTGACAGATGTACAAATCATGGAATTTACTAACAGTTGGCAACCCTGCCTAACACCGGTCTTCAGTTGCTGTTTTTTCTAACGAGGAACTCCGTAGTACTTGATGACAACTTAAGCTAATGTGTAGCTAGAGACAATGGCCTTAAAAATAAGACCATGGAAAGGAGTGTGTTTGGTGTCTTGCTGTTGTGCCTTTTTAGTTTCCTTGACTTGGGAGAAAATATAACACATTTTAAAGCAGTGCAAGCTCTTTTGCACTTCTTTTTTGCAGTTGGCTTTTTAAATACCCCAAGAACAGACCAGATTTCTCTGTTTTGAGCAAATCGGGGAGTTGATTTTGCACCCAAACAGTTATGACTCAGCGTTGGCCTAAGTGAAATCTCCATTTGGTTTTAAAAAGGGGTTCTAGGCGCaatactaaaactgcagagtgcaaaatcttgtgaagctctgcatataaaccaatcagcttccaggtttttggggtttttttttagttagttttttttgtcggcttaattaaacaagctgaagttagaagctgattggctaccatgcacagctgcacaagattttgcactctccagttttagttaatcaaccctgCTGTGTCACACACCCTCTAGTGGATTGTCTAAGAAAGATCTAAAGTACTTTAAAAGACCTTTTTACATCGCTACCGTTTCCCGTAGTTAAGTGTTCAGACTTCAGCCGGTGATTTCTCTTGAGTTAAAGCAGCGTTTCATGACATGAGCAGCAGGAGAGGTGagtatttattttcttcttttacaggtacggctttgattaaaaaaaaaaaaaaaataggtttagtGATAAACTTTAACATAATATACAAAAAAGTCAAGGGAAAGTGAAACCCCTTaaggtattaaatccaaaaacagaAATATATATTGTAGCTaaccaattttttatatattgcttatctttattttatataatgcagcttaccaatccttaaatgtgatggctgcatctgATTTTCCTTTTACCAGCTTATGATTTGGCTCCTGTCTTATTGTGTTTCAACTCTGGATTGGAGCAatggaggcacctttggacagcagcattttcattCTGAGAGGTATCTCGTTTGTGCTGGAGAACCTCACTGGATCAGTCGTTGGTCGTGGGTGGGTTGTTGTGTGGGCAAGTAGAAAGGGATTCCTTCAGCAAATTGTGCCCACTATTAGATAATGGCAATGAATCCTTTTGGGGCTTGGGCTGCTGCCTTTTTTTAGTACAGCCTTATGGTAGTTTCCACGTGTAGACTTGGAAAAGTAGGAAGAAAGGAGCGCCCAGTGTCCAAACAAATGCGAATTGGAAGGTAAGGTAAAAGTTGTTTCTTAAAAGTAGCAACAAGTACATtgagccaatgtgtttcaggggaaAGAACTCCTCCCTTattcagggctgttgctgcatgcTATTAAATGGGGGAGGAAAGCTCCCAAGCCAGATATATATTTGCGTGGTATCAGAGAGCAGAATGACCGCTGTGCTGGCAGGTGCAGCAACTGCAATCACAGTTGTCATTCTGTCAGCCCGCTCTGATACCACGCAAATCTAATTATGTGTGTgtcgtcccccccctcccccccccccaaaacgcaTTGACTCAATGTACTTGTCCCTACCTTTAGTAAATCCTTTTTAACCTCCCttccattttgcttttttttttttttttttttttttttttttttttttttaggcatcatCCGCTCCTTCCCTTTATACTTTTGCAATTCAGTTGGGAGGGTAAGTGTTAGATGcaccagcagatttagatggacttgactgacCAATAAATCCGGATTCCAGCTAACGCTTCTACAATTTATTTTACCTTTCTGGAGTAAAGGTTTTTACCTGAATTAttaaagttgaccattgtaagcacccctgtctgtgTTAAATTGGTTGCCTCAACCTGCTAGCAGACtaagctgtccaacaaaagtgtCAGAGGAAGTTAAAAAATAAGATGTACTGGCAGGACCAACAGGTgaaaattaatataatataaacACAACTTTAAATAATTGGTAAGCTACAACAACATTTTGATTTTTCGGTTGAATAACGCTTGGAAGGTTGGCAGACCtgggaagactttttttttttttttgattcggtGCACAGCATCCACCACATTCTATCAATTATTATTATTGGTGGCCACTCTCCGATTTCCGACTTTTGTACAGCTCCatacaaaaatattagaattgaaaGGGATTGGATGCTGTGGGTTTTCTGAGGAGCAACTGAGTAGCATTTGGTAAAGCCTATGCATGTATCTGGTCCATCATAAATATTGAGACTAAACTGGCATTTAGGATGAATCTTCACTCTTGCCCCAGTTGTGCTATACACAGGTTTGGCTTATACCTCATTAGGAACAACCAGGATTGTTAACAGATTTCCAATGGCTCAGCATAAACAATCCCACCAActctgaatttttttattttatttttttaagcttgcattggtttaaattattttctagtattTCCCAGTACTAGGCTTTTCTACCTCCAAACTGTGAAGTTGTAATCTAAATTAATTTTTTATTGTGataaaataaaagtttatttttatacGTGTGGTATTTGTTCTTATAAGGCCAGGATTGTGTATGTATGTACCTATATTTCATTCTATTTATGAATCTTCTGCCACATTTTCTTGTGGAGAGGTTGTTAATGCGCTCAGAAGtgagtaaagctggatacacactatacaactttttagCTGTTTTTTGATTTCCCTTCAactatagtgcaagggcctgcctgattggatacaaattgaaagtttttaggtttgaaggaaaaaaaaaaaaaatatatatatatatatttttttggtaaatctaaataaagttgtatagtgtgtatccagc contains:
- the DBF4B gene encoding protein DBF4 homolog B: MPSASSLQSSQEPKSPAATCSLGAAIFPAGQGSFPEERGRGLALMSLLAPLRPPARWFVLSGSPSSELSGSGRVQIQSEERERRTESRAGGKTGVMAAPSPMPAAEHSPIEKHATLDRQKSITFKGKLFYLDLPHNKNTQLLTKAICRLGGVIEGFLSRDVNYVVTGSRKALDNVNGSSVTSGRGGHCKRQAAENVEPVLCRGKQLLKKAIQNQERSNVLANAHSWGVCILQVDEVLKHLEHSTHSASKTAVGKGAEGAKGVKTVKVGKLKSPFLKIEDQSRKYRPLQCCLSSFPEISFISSGRSPFETADPNNSTHKEKDARDQDDDRERSQRPHAREKSGFCECCRVTYTKLGEHLISDEHTQFALDNSNYKVIDDIASNMICDLMEYPCGIMPVVEGVVADGPFNIEDARVPVLKEESKMVVPEVLCEGNGAVTPVEDNCAAHVSEEHMPDMIQRQPVKNASPSEREEDMDVTKDDKDPVECNGQIHPFAEDSNNILIQGNGQLQEICGAEVASHVDVVTEVSWYTEEAGLTSVYTVQSLVIPPDGQHAQMTMANAVATFSPPLLLSPLADPHGALGPECPCEAHNPSVLQDSLPGTQVTNTAGAHCSELLVEQMSVLEVGEQLQGIAEPSTGNLCRVHLLDTLVQLPAGERRPEEMVNVQLGSIRLHEQLLSIDQNDPLLNASSLHTPVDRALCQEHLNVIPLHEGPAETLVVTPPSSTLVTNNSDREDQLVHGLVDTPAVPHGTILSGNEASAPEQKLDVITLSHHPAEVVHNTTPLDKASAPQHNQVNVMPLYQGSAVTHNSKSLVNEASTPESEQQSTTDFCRGKRKHSCSSPPPAKRQPYQCKPLSLPAWAFHQLSNSGLENVANDLPNLKKREKKFVTNEDTVDSPKPYFNPKLIQYNASSESDWDSGLLSQQQCKKQQGAQVGDLRTAQVNLDESWYGRELGSVLAQDQSLGSHSTTQPVTYDLYLSGAAS